A genomic window from Bacteroidota bacterium includes:
- a CDS encoding AMP-binding protein → MEPIWYPSEAYWHGSWLERLCAHMGEADYEGLYRRSLEEPDRFWAAFLDLIGLCWERPYERFWDLSAGPAWARFFVGGRLNAAHNALRWAEGGAADRPALLWEREDGLGGQWTYDELAARVKRLMSGWAQRGFAAGDRVGLLMPMRPEAVVALLAVAGLGGVAVPLFSGFGPEAVRARLADAEARWLVVACRTSRRGVSVDLLAVAREAVRGLHPKPQVLVLEPDRPLEPHESPWEALEGPSTAAIWASVEAETPCMLLYTSGTTGRPKACVHVHGGFPLKAALDMALLFDLRSGERMLWVTDLGWMMGPWLIWGALLLGGTAVLYEGAPDWPGADRLWRLVERHRITHLGLSPTLVRALMARGVLPPQLESLRLLGSTGEPWNPDPYRWLFEAVGQSRRPIINYSGGTEVSGGILGCVIARPIKATGFNTAVPGMDAVVLNASGRPVVGEVGELAVRTPWPGMTRGFWRDPERYLKTYWQRFGGFWVHGDWALQDTEGHWFILGRSDDTLKVAGKRIGPAELESAAVSHPAVREAAAIGVPHPVKGEAVLLFAVLRPGWEPSQALQAAVAERVAAALGRALKPERVVFVEDLPRTRNAKILRRVIRAAWLGQDPGDLSALENPAAVDCIRRAARSG, encoded by the coding sequence CTTTTTGGATTTGATCGGGCTGTGCTGGGAGCGACCCTATGAGCGCTTCTGGGACCTTTCCGCAGGTCCCGCATGGGCGCGTTTCTTCGTGGGAGGGCGCCTGAACGCGGCCCACAATGCCCTGCGTTGGGCCGAGGGGGGGGCAGCCGATCGACCGGCGCTCCTCTGGGAGCGCGAGGACGGCCTCGGGGGGCAGTGGACATACGACGAGCTGGCCGCGCGCGTAAAGCGCCTCATGAGCGGCTGGGCCCAGCGGGGTTTTGCGGCCGGCGACCGGGTGGGCCTGCTCATGCCTATGCGGCCTGAGGCCGTGGTGGCGCTGCTGGCCGTTGCGGGCCTAGGGGGGGTGGCCGTGCCCTTGTTTTCCGGCTTTGGTCCGGAGGCCGTGCGCGCTCGGCTTGCGGATGCCGAGGCGCGCTGGCTTGTGGTGGCCTGCCGCACAAGCCGAAGAGGGGTCAGCGTGGACTTGCTCGCCGTAGCCCGGGAGGCTGTTCGGGGCCTGCACCCCAAGCCGCAGGTGCTCGTTCTGGAGCCCGATCGACCCTTGGAGCCCCACGAAAGCCCTTGGGAGGCCCTCGAGGGGCCGTCCACGGCCGCCATCTGGGCCTCGGTGGAGGCGGAGACGCCCTGCATGCTGCTGTACACCTCCGGCACCACAGGTCGGCCCAAGGCCTGCGTGCACGTGCACGGAGGCTTTCCCCTCAAGGCCGCCCTGGACATGGCCTTGCTTTTTGATCTGCGTTCCGGGGAGCGCATGCTGTGGGTGACAGATCTGGGCTGGATGATGGGGCCGTGGCTCATCTGGGGGGCTTTGCTCCTAGGCGGCACGGCGGTGCTCTACGAAGGGGCTCCCGACTGGCCCGGAGCGGATCGGCTCTGGAGGCTTGTGGAGCGACACCGGATTACGCATCTGGGGCTTTCCCCTACGCTAGTGCGCGCGCTCATGGCCCGCGGCGTTCTCCCTCCGCAACTTGAGAGCCTGAGGCTGCTGGGGTCCACGGGTGAGCCGTGGAATCCGGATCCGTACCGGTGGCTTTTTGAGGCGGTGGGCCAGAGCAGGCGGCCCATTATCAACTACTCCGGCGGCACGGAGGTATCGGGGGGGATTTTGGGCTGCGTCATCGCGCGGCCCATCAAGGCCACGGGCTTTAACACCGCGGTTCCGGGTATGGATGCCGTGGTTCTGAACGCCTCCGGCCGTCCCGTTGTAGGCGAGGTAGGTGAGCTGGCCGTGCGCACCCCGTGGCCTGGCATGACCCGGGGCTTTTGGCGCGATCCGGAGCGGTACCTCAAGACCTACTGGCAGCGGTTTGGTGGCTTTTGGGTGCACGGCGATTGGGCCCTACAAGACACAGAGGGCCACTGGTTTATCTTGGGCCGCTCCGATGATACGCTCAAAGTAGCGGGCAAGCGCATAGGTCCGGCTGAGCTTGAATCCGCGGCCGTCTCGCATCCGGCCGTGCGCGAGGCGGCGGCCATCGGGGTACCTCATCCCGTAAAGGGCGAAGCCGTACTGCTTTTTGCCGTCTTGCGTCCCGGTTGGGAGCCGAGCCAAGCCCTACAGGCGGCCGTAGCCGAGCGCGTAGCCGCCGCCTTGGGACGGGCCCTTAAGCCGGAGCGCGTGGTCTTTGTAGAAGACCTACCCCGAACGCGCAATGCCAAGATCCTGCGCCGTGTGATCCGGGCCGCCTGGCTGGGTCAGGATCCGGGTGACTTGAGCGCGCTCGAAAACCCTGCCGCCGTGGACTGTATTCGACGCGCAGCCCGTTCCGGTTAG
- a CDS encoding single-stranded DNA-binding protein, producing the protein MPRSLNKVMIIGNLGADPELRYTPQGTAVCTIRVATNEVFKDSSGQLQERTEWHSVVLWGRQAEIAAEYLRKGRKVFIEGSLQTRSWEDQAGNRRYATEIRARELILLDSRESPSEAGEVGRTGSFPSEPPTDFSVEEDDGLPF; encoded by the coding sequence ATGCCCCGAAGCTTAAATAAGGTGATGATCATCGGCAACTTGGGGGCCGATCCCGAGCTGCGCTATACCCCTCAGGGCACGGCGGTCTGTACGATCCGCGTGGCCACCAACGAGGTCTTTAAAGACAGCAGCGGGCAGCTGCAGGAGCGCACCGAATGGCACTCGGTGGTCTTGTGGGGCCGGCAGGCTGAGATCGCAGCCGAGTATCTGCGCAAGGGGCGTAAGGTATTTATCGAGGGCAGCCTACAGACCCGCTCCTGGGAGGATCAGGCCGGAAACCGGCGTTACGCAACCGAAATCCGCGCCCGCGAGTTGATCCTGCTCGATTCCCGTGAAAGCCCCTCCGAGGCAGGAGAAGTGGGCCGCACGGGCTCGTTTCCGTCTGAGCCGCCGACCGATTTTTCTGTGGAAGAGGACGACGGGCTGCCCTTTTAG
- a CDS encoding dicarboxylate/amino acid:cation symporter translates to MRSPSLSARIGIGLLSGLLLGILASLGGWTELVRLWVLPWGTLFLNGLKLVAAPLIVCSVLSSFASSAGWPRFGVRVVLGFLASTATAVTLGLTLCALWGPGRDLDPTARQALLDRYGGEAQQRAEQGRADREQSFVEAIAHMVPDNFAAALSDNRAMLELVVAVLVFGLALSTVPRRHTENLRAFLEGLEALLLKLVQLLLHVAPLGVLALMAALVVDVAGSSLNRLLALLKALAGYAGVLAFGFAGMLVLYALALTIGSPLGWRRFWRAFRPAMLVAFSTSSSAATLPVTLERCERELMIPQPISRFALPLGATMHMDGTALYQAVAALFIAQVLGAELGLADYLRLGLLVLLISVGTAPVPGAGVVMLVLVLEYLDLPSESVALILGIDRLVNMCRTVLNVTGDAVVATLVAFPRRSAD, encoded by the coding sequence ATGAGGTCCCCTTCCCTTAGCGCCCGAATCGGCATCGGACTCCTTTCGGGGTTGCTGCTGGGAATCCTGGCGAGCTTGGGGGGGTGGACGGAGCTTGTGCGGTTGTGGGTGTTACCGTGGGGGACGCTCTTCCTAAACGGCCTAAAGCTTGTGGCCGCGCCTCTGATTGTCTGCTCCGTTCTCAGTAGCTTCGCCTCCAGCGCAGGCTGGCCGCGTTTCGGGGTGAGGGTTGTTTTGGGATTTCTTGCGAGCACCGCAACCGCCGTGACCCTGGGGCTCACCCTATGCGCCCTCTGGGGACCGGGCCGGGATCTGGATCCCACGGCCCGCCAGGCGCTTTTGGATCGGTATGGTGGGGAAGCCCAGCAAAGGGCCGAACAGGGGCGGGCCGACCGCGAACAGAGCTTCGTTGAGGCGATCGCCCACATGGTACCCGATAACTTCGCGGCTGCCCTCTCAGACAACCGGGCTATGCTGGAGCTTGTGGTGGCCGTCCTAGTCTTTGGACTTGCCCTTTCGACTGTACCCCGGAGGCACACCGAAAACCTGCGGGCTTTCTTAGAGGGGCTAGAGGCCCTGCTGTTGAAACTTGTGCAGCTTCTGCTGCACGTGGCTCCCCTGGGCGTGCTCGCCCTTATGGCCGCGCTTGTGGTCGATGTGGCGGGATCCAGCCTCAACCGACTGCTTGCGCTGTTAAAGGCCCTCGCTGGCTATGCGGGGGTGCTGGCGTTTGGCTTTGCCGGTATGCTCGTGCTGTATGCGCTTGCGCTCACCATAGGCTCTCCGCTCGGATGGCGGCGCTTCTGGCGCGCCTTTCGTCCGGCGATGCTTGTGGCGTTCTCGACGAGCTCTAGCGCCGCCACCCTACCCGTGACCCTGGAACGCTGCGAGCGCGAGCTTATGATCCCGCAGCCCATTAGCCGCTTCGCTTTGCCCTTGGGGGCCACGATGCACATGGACGGAACGGCCCTGTATCAGGCCGTAGCGGCGCTCTTCATCGCGCAGGTCCTAGGCGCAGAGCTTGGGCTGGCTGACTATTTGCGCCTGGGGCTTCTGGTGCTGCTCATCTCCGTTGGCACGGCCCCTGTTCCCGGCGCTGGAGTGGTTATGCTTGTGCTCGTTTTGGAGTACCTGGACCTGCCGAGCGAATCTGTGGCCCTTATTCTGGGGATAGACCGGCTCGTCAACATGTGCCGAACCGTGCTCAACGTAACCGGAGATGCCGTCGTGGCCACACTGGTGGCCTTTCCACGTCGATCCGCCGACTAG
- a CDS encoding dicarboxylate/amino acid:cation symporter — protein sequence MWYRQLHWQIILGLTLGVLFGLLTSAFGWAGFAKDWIKPWGTIFVNLLKLVAVPLVLASLITGVASLSDLTKLSRIGGKTIGLYIGTTVLAITLGLLLVNVLRPGQGLPAEMRQELMKSYAANVEQSAQRAQEVQQTSPLQPIVDIVPENLLRAASDNRNMLQIVFVALLLGIGLIGIERSKAEPVRAFFAGLNEVIIRLVELIMRMAPLGVFALITGVIADLAGDNPSRALELLRALAWYGLTVLVGLLLHTFGTYALLVRALTPIRVGYFYKAFRPAQLVAFSTSSSAATLPVTMERCERGLGVSKEISSFTLPLGATINMDGTALYQSVAAVFIAQVLGLNLGLQDQLMIVLTATLASIGAAAVPGAGVIMLVIILQAIHVPVEGIALILGIDRILDMCRTVTNVTGDATVTCVVAHSEGKLQPVVREEAVSTS from the coding sequence ATGTGGTACCGCCAACTGCACTGGCAGATCATCCTCGGACTCACCTTGGGCGTGCTCTTCGGGCTGCTTACGAGCGCCTTCGGATGGGCGGGGTTCGCCAAGGACTGGATCAAGCCCTGGGGTACGATCTTCGTCAACCTACTTAAACTCGTGGCCGTACCCCTGGTGCTGGCTTCCCTGATCACGGGCGTCGCCAGCCTATCGGACCTGACAAAGCTTTCGCGCATTGGGGGCAAGACGATCGGACTCTACATCGGCACCACGGTCTTGGCCATCACACTGGGCCTGCTGCTCGTCAACGTGCTTCGGCCCGGACAGGGTTTGCCGGCGGAAATGCGGCAAGAGCTCATGAAGAGCTACGCGGCCAACGTCGAACAGTCCGCGCAGCGCGCCCAAGAGGTACAACAGACCAGCCCCCTACAGCCGATCGTGGACATCGTGCCCGAAAACCTGCTGCGCGCAGCCTCCGACAACCGAAACATGCTCCAGATCGTCTTCGTGGCCCTGCTGCTCGGGATCGGCCTCATCGGCATCGAACGGAGCAAGGCCGAGCCGGTCCGGGCCTTTTTCGCCGGCCTAAATGAGGTGATCATCCGCCTCGTGGAGCTCATCATGCGCATGGCGCCTCTGGGGGTTTTCGCCCTGATCACGGGGGTGATCGCGGACCTGGCCGGAGACAACCCCTCCCGAGCCTTGGAGCTGCTGCGCGCCTTAGCCTGGTATGGGCTGACCGTGCTGGTGGGGTTGCTTCTGCACACTTTTGGCACCTACGCCCTGCTTGTGCGCGCTCTTACGCCGATCCGGGTGGGCTACTTTTACAAGGCCTTCCGACCAGCGCAGCTCGTGGCCTTCTCCACGAGCTCCAGCGCGGCCACTTTGCCCGTGACCATGGAGCGCTGCGAGCGCGGACTGGGGGTTTCCAAGGAGATCTCCAGCTTCACCTTGCCCCTGGGGGCCACGATCAACATGGACGGCACGGCCTTGTACCAATCCGTGGCGGCGGTCTTTATCGCGCAGGTTCTAGGTCTGAACCTGGGCCTGCAGGATCAGCTTATGATCGTGCTCACGGCCACGCTGGCCTCGATCGGCGCCGCCGCTGTGCCCGGGGCGGGCGTGATCATGCTCGTGATCATCCTGCAGGCGATTCATGTACCCGTTGAGGGGATCGCGCTTATCCTGGGCATAGATCGGATCCTGGATATGTGCCGAACGGTCACCAACGTCACAGGCGATGCGACGGTGACCTGCGTTGTGGCACACTCGGAGGGCAAATTACAACCCGTTGTGCGCGAAGAGGCCGTCTCTACGTCATGA
- a CDS encoding DUF92 domain-containing protein codes for MQDWIWFGILLGLNLLFVGLGELAYRLRWLSPGLARKLVHALVGVAAALTPFVVEGVEALFALGAVFLLLNGISRLRGWLPGMHAAESGWGTVLFVLGYGITLALCWALWPELRYLFTISMLVLALADPAAAVLGGVVKPVRRWIGDKTLAGSAAVFGVSLFVIGAGLAWLRSLDRLYWPDWMLAVAALVGAGVATAAEALCGRGWDNVAVPVSVTAVLGWMALSEPLYSLRLALGFGIGLAFVGISWRAGALSSSGAALTLLMAVTFFGLGGWAWSVPVIVFFVLSSLWSRLGQAEKASLSLIFEKDHRRDAGQVLANGGVAWLCTLLGAWSADPLWYAAYLGSLAAVTADTWATEWGTIVRLGPTWLITNGRPCPPGTSGGVSAAGTLAAAAGAGAIWASTWLADSAFLESWGAIEALGGLLVAGLTGSFLDSLLGALLQARFTCPVCGVLTERALHCGQPAVCVSGLRWVRNDLVNGAAATGGALMAMAWWTLTGPGS; via the coding sequence GTGCAGGATTGGATCTGGTTCGGAATCTTGCTGGGGCTGAATCTGCTCTTTGTCGGGCTGGGCGAGCTAGCGTACCGCCTGCGCTGGCTCAGCCCTGGGCTGGCGCGTAAACTCGTGCATGCGCTTGTAGGCGTAGCCGCGGCCCTTACGCCTTTTGTGGTTGAGGGCGTGGAGGCGCTGTTCGCACTCGGGGCGGTGTTTCTCCTTCTCAACGGGATCAGCCGATTGCGGGGCTGGCTGCCCGGCATGCACGCGGCCGAATCCGGCTGGGGCACGGTGCTTTTCGTTTTGGGCTATGGCATCACGCTGGCGCTCTGCTGGGCGCTGTGGCCTGAGCTGCGCTACCTGTTTACGATCTCCATGCTTGTTCTGGCCCTGGCTGATCCAGCCGCGGCGGTGCTAGGAGGCGTCGTAAAGCCAGTCCGAAGGTGGATCGGCGATAAAACCCTAGCCGGCTCAGCCGCCGTATTCGGGGTCAGCCTGTTTGTGATCGGAGCCGGCCTTGCGTGGCTTCGGTCTCTGGATCGCCTCTATTGGCCCGACTGGATGCTCGCCGTGGCCGCCCTCGTGGGGGCCGGGGTGGCCACAGCGGCCGAGGCGCTCTGCGGTCGGGGCTGGGATAACGTCGCGGTTCCGGTCTCCGTGACCGCCGTGCTGGGTTGGATGGCCCTCTCGGAGCCGCTCTACAGCCTGCGCTTGGCGCTGGGGTTCGGCATTGGCCTGGCGTTTGTCGGGATCTCCTGGCGCGCAGGAGCCCTGTCGAGCTCAGGTGCGGCGCTGACCCTGCTTATGGCCGTCACCTTCTTCGGTCTAGGGGGCTGGGCCTGGAGCGTGCCCGTGATCGTGTTCTTTGTGCTCTCTAGCCTTTGGAGCCGATTGGGGCAGGCCGAAAAAGCGTCCCTGAGCTTGATCTTCGAAAAAGACCACCGCCGGGACGCCGGCCAAGTGCTGGCCAACGGCGGGGTAGCCTGGCTTTGCACCCTGCTGGGCGCCTGGAGCGCCGATCCCCTCTGGTACGCCGCTTACCTGGGCAGTTTGGCCGCCGTGACGGCCGATACGTGGGCGACGGAGTGGGGTACGATCGTGCGCTTGGGCCCCACGTGGCTTATCACAAATGGCCGCCCTTGTCCGCCGGGCACCTCTGGGGGGGTGTCCGCAGCCGGCACGTTGGCGGCCGCAGCCGGGGCGGGCGCGATCTGGGCCTCTACGTGGCTAGCTGACTCGGCCTTCCTGGAATCCTGGGGGGCTATAGAGGCGCTTGGGGGCCTTCTTGTAGCCGGGCTTACCGGAAGCTTTTTGGATAGCCTCCTGGGCGCGCTCCTACAAGCGCGCTTCACTTGCCCGGTCTGCGGCGTGCTCACCGAGCGCGCCCTCCACTGCGGGCAGCCCGCCGTATGCGTAAGCGGTCTGCGCTGGGTGCGCAACGACCTCGTAAACGGCGCGGCCGCAACGGGAGGAGCGCTCATGGCCATGGCCTGGTGGACCCTCACCGGCCCGGGATCCTGA
- a CDS encoding UvrD-helicase domain-containing protein codes for MTFYADLHVHSKYSRATSRDLDLEHLAMAAARKGVRVLGTGDFTHPAWRQELRQKLEPAEPGLFRLRSDIGRVLEAQAPGVSDVRFLLQVELSTIYKKDGRVRKVHHLVYVPDWESAERLCAALARIGNLAADGRPILGLDSRDLLELVLTSGEGSYLIPAHIWTPWFSVFGSQSGFDRLEEAYGELTAHIFALETGLSSDPPMNWRWSALDGYRLVSNSDAHSPGKVGREACRFETELDYFAIRRALQTGQGHGGTVEFFPEEGKYHLDGHRACGVRLEPTQTRALEGRCPACGRPLTIGVLHRVEELADRTRPEPPPGAARFESLVPLEEVLAELLDSAPASRAVQRSYERLLRALGPELVILREAPLEDVRRIGPPLLDEALNRMRNGRVLREPGFDGQYGVIRLFRPEERAQLQGGVLFAFSKPTERLPGPVARPQKDASEAQPESQEPEAQVSELDPEQARILSASCRALLVEAGPGTGKTRLLTHWIARLIQTEGIAAEACVAITFTRRAAEELRRRLSAILEDGHRVTTTTFHGLALIVLDRFAEHAGLKRPIRVATEAERLQAAVEVFRENQVRARIRLRKAARADVLRWRARLWEQGLLDVEELLERAIRLLETDSAVRACVQATYWAVAVDEYQDLDPEQYRFLRALVGPKTRLLAIGDPDQAIYGFRGGDVRFFAQFLQDFPGALSAELGRNYRNSAPILACALQVVAPVSLRPRRVLQAVRGSGPPVWIRGFPNETAEAAWVAREIERRVGGVRLEAVPQAEKMPAAQESFGDFAVLYRTEAQAEPLEEALARAGIPYQKRTHRPVAEHPVVRALMDALGAAGGPLLQRLCDLEQTLPVDPERMLWLERLKQLARERGEEDFWNALALSTEVDFWDRRADRVSLLTLHAAKGLEFRTVFLIGCEEGLLPLRFGSDEPASAEAEERRLFFVGLTRARDQVLISYAHSRLHRGQRIRTGPSSFLRELPAEHARWERFETRPGELGGRQLKLF; via the coding sequence ATGACGTTTTACGCGGACTTGCACGTGCACTCCAAGTACTCGCGGGCCACAAGCCGGGACTTGGATCTCGAGCACCTGGCTATGGCGGCGGCCCGCAAAGGGGTACGCGTGCTCGGCACGGGTGATTTTACCCATCCGGCCTGGCGACAAGAGCTACGCCAGAAACTAGAACCCGCCGAGCCGGGCCTGTTCCGGTTGCGATCGGACATAGGCCGCGTTCTGGAAGCCCAAGCGCCCGGCGTATCGGATGTGCGCTTTTTGCTTCAGGTGGAGCTTTCCACCATCTACAAAAAAGACGGCCGGGTGCGTAAGGTACATCATCTGGTTTACGTGCCGGATTGGGAGAGCGCCGAGCGGCTGTGCGCGGCGCTGGCCCGCATCGGCAACCTGGCCGCAGACGGCCGCCCTATTTTGGGGCTGGACAGCCGCGATCTGTTGGAGCTGGTCCTGACCTCTGGCGAGGGGTCCTACCTCATACCCGCCCACATCTGGACCCCCTGGTTCTCCGTTTTCGGCTCGCAATCGGGCTTCGATCGGCTGGAGGAGGCCTACGGAGAGCTGACGGCGCACATCTTCGCCCTGGAAACCGGCCTCTCCTCCGATCCCCCGATGAACTGGCGCTGGTCGGCTCTAGACGGCTACCGGCTGGTGTCGAACTCCGACGCCCACTCCCCTGGCAAAGTGGGACGCGAAGCCTGTCGGTTTGAGACGGAACTGGACTACTTCGCCATCCGACGCGCCCTCCAGACCGGCCAAGGGCACGGGGGTACGGTGGAGTTCTTCCCCGAAGAGGGCAAGTATCACCTAGACGGCCACCGGGCCTGCGGGGTGCGCCTGGAACCGACCCAAACGCGCGCCTTAGAGGGGCGCTGCCCCGCCTGCGGCCGCCCCCTTACGATCGGCGTGCTGCATCGGGTCGAGGAACTGGCGGACCGAACCCGACCGGAGCCGCCTCCGGGGGCGGCCCGCTTTGAGAGCCTAGTGCCCCTGGAAGAGGTGCTGGCCGAACTGCTCGACAGCGCGCCCGCCAGCAGGGCCGTACAAAGATCATACGAGCGCCTGCTTCGAGCCCTGGGGCCGGAGCTCGTGATCCTGCGCGAAGCCCCCTTGGAAGACGTACGCCGCATTGGCCCCCCGTTGCTCGACGAGGCCCTTAATCGGATGCGAAACGGCCGCGTGCTGCGAGAGCCCGGCTTTGACGGCCAATACGGGGTCATTCGGCTGTTTCGGCCTGAGGAACGAGCCCAACTGCAAGGGGGTGTCCTGTTCGCCTTTTCGAAGCCCACGGAGCGCTTGCCTGGCCCTGTGGCGCGGCCTCAGAAGGACGCCTCGGAAGCCCAACCCGAGTCCCAGGAGCCCGAGGCCCAGGTTTCGGAGCTGGATCCTGAGCAAGCACGCATCCTATCGGCCTCTTGCCGCGCCCTGCTCGTGGAGGCCGGTCCGGGCACGGGCAAGACGCGCCTGCTAACGCACTGGATTGCGCGCCTCATACAAACCGAGGGCATCGCGGCGGAGGCCTGCGTGGCGATCACCTTCACCCGCCGGGCTGCCGAAGAGCTGCGGCGGCGCCTGTCGGCCATCCTTGAGGACGGGCACCGCGTAACGACCACCACCTTTCACGGACTTGCCCTGATCGTGCTCGACCGGTTTGCGGAGCACGCCGGCCTCAAACGTCCCATTCGGGTGGCGACCGAGGCCGAACGACTTCAGGCCGCCGTGGAGGTGTTTCGGGAAAACCAGGTCCGGGCTCGCATCCGGCTGCGGAAGGCCGCCAGGGCCGACGTCCTGCGCTGGCGGGCGCGGCTTTGGGAGCAGGGTTTGCTAGATGTCGAGGAGCTCCTGGAGCGCGCCATCCGGCTTCTGGAAACCGACTCGGCGGTGCGGGCCTGCGTGCAGGCCACCTACTGGGCGGTGGCCGTGGACGAATACCAGGACCTGGATCCGGAGCAATACCGATTTTTGCGCGCCCTCGTGGGGCCTAAGACGCGGCTGCTGGCCATCGGCGATCCGGATCAGGCCATCTACGGCTTTCGCGGTGGGGATGTGCGCTTCTTTGCGCAGTTTTTACAAGACTTTCCGGGGGCTTTAAGCGCGGAGCTTGGGCGCAACTACCGCAACAGCGCCCCTATTTTGGCCTGCGCCCTGCAGGTGGTGGCCCCCGTTTCGCTGCGGCCTCGTAGAGTCCTCCAAGCCGTCCGCGGCTCCGGACCGCCGGTTTGGATACGCGGCTTTCCAAACGAGACGGCCGAAGCGGCCTGGGTAGCGCGCGAGATCGAGCGCCGCGTTGGCGGTGTGCGGCTTGAGGCCGTGCCTCAGGCCGAAAAGATGCCCGCGGCCCAAGAAAGCTTTGGCGATTTCGCCGTGCTTTACCGCACAGAAGCGCAAGCCGAACCGCTTGAGGAGGCCTTGGCGCGGGCGGGCATTCCGTATCAGAAGCGTACGCACCGCCCCGTAGCGGAGCATCCCGTGGTAAGGGCGCTCATGGACGCGCTTGGCGCCGCAGGCGGCCCCCTACTGCAAAGGCTTTGCGATTTGGAGCAAACCCTCCCCGTGGATCCGGAGCGCATGTTGTGGCTGGAGCGCCTCAAACAGCTAGCCCGGGAGCGCGGAGAGGAGGACTTCTGGAACGCGCTTGCGCTGAGCACGGAGGTGGACTTTTGGGATAGACGGGCCGACCGGGTCTCGCTGCTTACGCTGCATGCGGCCAAGGGCCTGGAATTTCGCACCGTGTTCCTGATCGGTTGTGAAGAGGGGCTCCTGCCCCTGCGCTTCGGCTCCGACGAACCGGCCTCAGCGGAGGCCGAAGAGCGCAGGCTCTTTTTCGTGGGCCTGACGCGAGCTCGGGATCAGGTGCTGATCAGCTACGCGCACAGCCGCCTCCATCGGGGTCAACGCATCCGCACGGGTCCCTCCTCCTTCCTGCGGGAACTACCGGCGGAACATGCGCGCTGGGAGCGCTTCGAGACGCGGCCGGGGGAGCTTGGGGGACGACAGCTCAAGCTGTTTTAG
- a CDS encoding thiamine pyrophosphate-binding protein, which yields MPYVHGGKLAARALRRLGVSHLFTLCGGHVQAIYDGCLDEEIRVVDVRHEQTAAHAADAWARLTGIPGVAVVTAGPGVTNAITAVATAYRAQVPMLLIGGQAPLTHLDMGALQELDHLSLLRPITKAAWRVHETRRIPEYICRAFQVATSGVPGPVYLEMPLDVLLNQIDDSLAVWSAWRPVRIRPDPEAVRAAAQILRQAHRPVLVVGAQWWWSSAREGLRELVERTNLPVYTNGMARGALGAEHAALFHLSRSRALSAADVLLLAGAPLDFRLQYGQKLADGVRIIQIDLDGAAIGQNRVPDVGIVGDVGWALWDLADALDGFRVAGAWLDALREAEARAREHLEPELTSEASPVNPLRVAAELDRRLTERTILVMDGGDFVGAAARVLRPRGPGLWLDPGPLGTLGAGPGYAMAARLARPDHEVIVLYGDGAFGLHAMEFEALLRQRIKVIGLIGNDAAWTQILRGQVAMYGPQRVVGTRLGEVRYERLVAALGGWGLFVERAEDLGPALERAFAEDRAGVINVRIGSSQARAESISF from the coding sequence ATGCCGTACGTACACGGAGGCAAGCTCGCTGCACGAGCCCTCAGGCGGCTCGGGGTCAGCCACCTGTTTACCCTCTGTGGGGGGCATGTGCAGGCCATCTATGACGGATGCCTGGATGAAGAAATCCGGGTCGTGGACGTGCGGCATGAGCAGACGGCGGCGCACGCAGCCGATGCCTGGGCGCGCCTGACGGGTATTCCGGGCGTGGCCGTGGTCACAGCCGGGCCGGGGGTTACGAACGCCATCACCGCCGTGGCCACGGCCTATAGGGCGCAGGTGCCTATGCTGCTCATAGGCGGACAGGCTCCGTTGACGCACCTGGACATGGGGGCCCTCCAGGAGCTTGATCACCTCTCCTTGCTGCGTCCGATCACGAAGGCGGCCTGGCGGGTGCACGAAACGCGCCGGATCCCGGAGTACATCTGTCGGGCCTTTCAGGTGGCCACAAGTGGGGTTCCGGGTCCCGTGTATTTGGAGATGCCGCTGGATGTGCTGCTAAACCAAATCGACGACTCGCTGGCCGTCTGGAGCGCCTGGCGTCCTGTGCGGATAAGACCCGATCCGGAGGCCGTGCGCGCGGCGGCCCAGATTCTGCGCCAAGCGCACCGGCCCGTGCTCGTAGTGGGAGCCCAGTGGTGGTGGAGCTCAGCCCGAGAGGGGCTGCGCGAGCTCGTGGAGCGTACGAATCTGCCTGTATACACAAATGGCATGGCGCGCGGCGCTCTGGGGGCGGAGCACGCGGCCCTGTTTCACCTGTCTCGCTCTCGGGCCCTTTCGGCGGCCGACGTGCTTCTGCTGGCGGGAGCGCCTCTGGATTTTCGCTTGCAATACGGCCAAAAGCTTGCCGACGGAGTGCGGATCATCCAAATCGACTTGGACGGGGCCGCGATCGGGCAGAACCGCGTCCCCGATGTGGGCATCGTGGGAGATGTGGGCTGGGCCCTATGGGATCTGGCGGACGCTCTGGATGGGTTTCGCGTTGCCGGCGCTTGGCTGGACGCGCTTCGGGAGGCCGAAGCGCGCGCCCGGGAGCACCTAGAGCCCGAGCTCACCTCGGAGGCTTCACCCGTCAACCCGTTGCGCGTGGCCGCCGAGCTGGACAGGCGCCTTACGGAGCGCACTATTCTTGTCATGGACGGGGGTGATTTCGTGGGGGCCGCCGCGCGGGTGCTCCGGCCTCGCGGGCCCGGCCTGTGGCTGGATCCCGGTCCGCTGGGCACCCTGGGGGCCGGCCCCGGATATGCGATGGCCGCTCGGCTTGCGCGGCCGGACCATGAGGTGATCGTCCTTTACGGAGACGGCGCTTTTGGTCTGCATGCGATGGAGTTTGAGGCGCTGCTTCGGCAGCGCATCAAGGTGATCGGCCTCATCGGCAACGACGCGGCCTGGACCCAGATTTTGCGCGGCCAGGTGGCCATGTACGGACCGCAACGCGTCGTGGGCACGCGCCTTGGAGAGGTGCGCTACGAACGCCTTGTGGCGGCCCTGGGCGGCTGGGGGCTGTTCGTAGAACGGGCCGAGGACTTGGGCCCTGCTCTAGAGCGCGCTTTTGCTGAGGACCGAGCCGGCGTGATCAACGTGCGCATCGGGTCCAGCCAAGCGCGGGCCGAGTCGATCAGCTTCTAG